A region of Pseudomonas putida DNA encodes the following proteins:
- a CDS encoding TIGR02647 family protein, producing the protein MSFTPDLIAELEVLALFKHDSSQEGIKINSNAAPALIAAAQRLYDKGLTDQPDGGYLTSLGHDAVDSVQLLQNILKAPQPA; encoded by the coding sequence ATGTCCTTTACCCCCGATCTGATCGCCGAACTGGAAGTCCTTGCGCTGTTCAAACACGACAGCAGCCAAGAAGGCATCAAGATAAACAGCAACGCCGCTCCTGCCCTGATTGCGGCCGCACAGCGCCTGTACGATAAAGGGCTGACCGATCAACCCGATGGTGGCTACCTGACCAGCCTGGGTCATGACGCCGTCGACAGTGTTCAACTGCTGCAGAACATTCTCAAAGCGCCACAACCGGCCTGA
- a CDS encoding IS110 family transposase, producing the protein MSSSVGIDVSSATLAVHIRPEGVNFSVSNDLKGFQLLVEKLGGYAVSMVLLEATGGYECNVLKALQDADFPVCRINPSRARDFAKSMGKRAKTDPIDAAVLAHLAEVMPPRPCQVMTPERALLRELLMQRDRFVQQRDDDKRRLKQARAPSVCLRLEQHIAYLKGEIRALEQEIAQQAAALPDDRVKQLTQVKGIGLITAGKLMALLPELGQVDKKEIAALVGVAPFNQDSGKQSGKRSIWGGRSQVRRALYMACWVVIRHNKDFCERYKALRAQGKCAKVSVVACMRVLIVRLNAMLKTGTPWKEQIAHS; encoded by the coding sequence ATGTCTTCCTCTGTCGGCATCGATGTTTCCAGTGCCACACTTGCTGTTCACATCCGCCCTGAGGGGGTGAACTTCAGTGTTTCCAATGACTTGAAGGGATTCCAACTGCTCGTCGAAAAGCTTGGCGGGTATGCAGTTTCAATGGTCTTGCTCGAAGCTACCGGTGGCTACGAGTGCAATGTCCTCAAAGCGCTGCAGGATGCCGATTTTCCGGTTTGCCGGATCAATCCCAGTCGTGCCCGGGACTTTGCCAAGTCGATGGGTAAACGCGCCAAGACCGATCCCATTGACGCAGCTGTTTTGGCTCACCTGGCTGAAGTTATGCCCCCACGGCCTTGCCAGGTGATGACACCCGAGCGGGCCTTGCTGCGCGAACTGCTTATGCAGCGGGATCGCTTCGTCCAACAGCGCGACGATGACAAGCGGCGCCTGAAGCAGGCGCGGGCTCCCAGTGTTTGTTTGCGGTTGGAACAACACATCGCCTATCTGAAGGGTGAAATTCGAGCGCTGGAACAAGAGATCGCACAGCAGGCAGCAGCTTTGCCTGATGATCGGGTTAAACAGCTCACTCAAGTCAAAGGAATTGGTCTGATTACTGCCGGAAAGCTGATGGCCTTGCTGCCAGAGCTGGGCCAGGTGGATAAGAAGGAAATTGCCGCCTTGGTCGGTGTTGCGCCGTTCAATCAGGACAGCGGCAAGCAGTCGGGCAAGCGTTCAATCTGGGGGGGACGCTCACAAGTCAGGCGGGCGCTCTATATGGCCTGCTGGGTGGTGATACGGCACAACAAGGACTTCTGCGAGCGCTACAAAGCACTGCGAGCCCAGGGGAAGTGCGCGAAAGTATCGGTGGTGGCGTGTATGCGAGTATTGATAGTGAGGCTAAATGCGATGCTCAAGACCGGAACGCCCTGGAAGGAGCAAATAGCTCATTCGTAG
- a CDS encoding HlyD family secretion protein, with protein sequence MKKPLLTLGRVVLTLLVVSFAAVLVWQMVVYYLFAPWTRDGHIRADVIQIAPDVSGLIQKVEVRDNQVVKRGDVLFTIDQDRFSLALRQAQATLAEREETLAQAARETRRNRTLGNLVAAEQLEESQSREARARSAVNEAQVAVDTAQLNLDRSVVRSPVDGYLNDRAPRNHEFVTAGRPVLSVVDSASYHVDGYFEETKLGGIHIGDAVDIRVMGDNTRLRGHVQSFAAGIEDRDRSSGANLLPNVNPAFSWVRLAQRIPVRIAFDEVPQDFRMIAGRTATVSIIEDKRP encoded by the coding sequence ATGAAAAAACCTTTGCTGACCCTGGGCCGTGTGGTCCTGACCTTGCTGGTCGTGAGTTTCGCCGCCGTGCTCGTGTGGCAGATGGTGGTGTACTACCTGTTCGCCCCCTGGACCCGCGACGGCCACATTCGCGCCGACGTGATCCAGATCGCCCCGGATGTGTCCGGGCTGATCCAAAAGGTCGAGGTGCGTGACAACCAGGTGGTCAAGCGCGGCGACGTGCTGTTCACCATCGACCAGGACCGCTTCAGCCTGGCCTTGCGCCAGGCCCAGGCAACCCTCGCCGAGCGTGAGGAAACCCTGGCCCAGGCCGCCCGCGAGACGCGCCGTAACCGCACGCTGGGCAACCTGGTCGCGGCCGAGCAGTTGGAAGAGAGCCAGTCCCGCGAAGCCCGCGCCCGTTCGGCGGTCAACGAGGCGCAGGTGGCGGTCGATACCGCCCAGCTCAACCTCGACCGCTCGGTGGTGCGCAGCCCGGTGGATGGCTACCTCAACGACCGCGCCCCGCGTAACCATGAGTTCGTCACCGCCGGCCGGCCAGTGCTGTCGGTGGTCGACAGCGCCTCTTACCACGTCGATGGCTACTTCGAAGAAACCAAGCTCGGTGGCATCCACATCGGCGATGCCGTGGACATCCGCGTGATGGGCGACAACACGCGCCTGCGCGGCCACGTACAGAGCTTCGCCGCCGGCATCGAAGACCGCGACCGCAGCAGCGGCGCCAACCTGCTGCCCAACGTCAACCCGGCGTTCAGCTGGGTGCGCCTGGCTCAACGGATACCGGTGCGTATCGCCTTCGACGAAGTGCCACAAGACTTCCGCATGATCGCCGGGCGCACGGCCACGGTGTCGATCATCGAGGACAAGCGCCCATGA
- a CDS encoding Fic family protein — protein MEAAGYAHLIQQLGLAAVPMLRPATVLPVTRLKLIGTTLAVPAAITPAKNELLAHVLFALKHEGINLAALAQALPRIPAADFEHAHRESPNGVFIRKACYLREAFTGEQLKQTVKVTGPYRPLFDPQRYITRAGERNTKWRIDFNGLGDLTYCATVERTAEIQSLLDHDILTKAQAFIAALPPVMMDRALNWAYMHETKDSFAIERESPSEDKSRRFIQLLRQAHQRQPLTEDYLVALQNATVSNPFDLAAAFRHEQNYLSDGTPGATGVTFLPPPPDLCRELMESLMSFANDAPTQVDPLVAAGITSFGFVLLHPFMDGNGRLSRFLIHQALCRAGALDNGLLLPMSVAMKSQELRYLEALQSFSRPVRDLWEVRWIDFGQYSFEFKGHEAVYRYWDATPCVAFTLDMARIALEVELQKEADFLASYDAVYRAVDDQYDVRGSDLANLVMMCLTNDGIVSRNRRKQFQYTVPVEVFDFIEQQSQHILAAQRAEAKQE, from the coding sequence ATGGAAGCCGCTGGCTACGCGCACCTCATTCAACAACTGGGTCTGGCTGCGGTGCCTATGCTGCGGCCTGCTACGGTGCTTCCTGTTACCCGATTGAAGCTCATCGGAACCACACTGGCAGTCCCTGCGGCCATTACCCCTGCAAAAAATGAGCTACTGGCTCACGTGCTGTTTGCACTTAAACATGAAGGCATCAACTTGGCTGCTCTCGCCCAGGCATTGCCACGGATTCCAGCTGCCGACTTTGAACACGCCCACCGGGAGTCTCCGAATGGCGTTTTCATTAGAAAGGCCTGCTATTTACGGGAAGCATTCACGGGCGAGCAACTCAAGCAGACTGTCAAAGTCACAGGTCCGTATCGTCCGCTTTTCGATCCACAGCGCTATATCACCCGCGCCGGCGAGCGGAACACGAAATGGCGAATCGACTTCAATGGCCTTGGCGACCTGACCTACTGTGCGACAGTCGAGCGTACTGCCGAAATCCAGTCGCTACTCGATCATGACATCCTCACTAAAGCACAAGCATTCATCGCGGCATTACCTCCCGTCATGATGGACCGGGCACTGAATTGGGCCTACATGCATGAAACCAAGGATTCATTCGCCATCGAGCGAGAGTCCCCTTCTGAAGACAAGTCCCGCCGCTTTATCCAGCTACTCCGTCAGGCTCACCAGCGCCAGCCTCTTACCGAGGACTATCTAGTAGCCCTGCAGAATGCGACGGTGTCCAACCCCTTCGATCTGGCAGCAGCCTTCAGGCACGAGCAAAACTATCTCTCGGATGGTACACCAGGTGCTACTGGGGTTACCTTCCTGCCGCCCCCTCCAGACCTGTGCCGGGAACTCATGGAAAGCTTGATGAGCTTTGCCAATGACGCTCCGACTCAGGTTGACCCTTTAGTGGCAGCAGGCATTACCTCGTTTGGGTTTGTGCTGCTCCATCCGTTCATGGATGGCAATGGTCGTTTGTCACGCTTTTTGATTCACCAAGCGCTGTGTCGCGCGGGGGCATTAGACAATGGTCTGCTGTTGCCCATGTCAGTAGCAATGAAAAGCCAAGAACTTCGCTATCTGGAAGCCCTGCAATCGTTCTCACGACCGGTGCGGGATTTATGGGAGGTGAGGTGGATCGATTTTGGCCAATATAGCTTCGAGTTCAAGGGCCACGAAGCTGTCTATCGCTATTGGGATGCGACGCCGTGCGTGGCCTTCACGCTCGACATGGCCAGAATAGCCCTTGAAGTGGAACTGCAGAAGGAAGCCGATTTTCTGGCCAGCTACGACGCTGTCTATCGGGCAGTGGACGATCAGTACGATGTCCGTGGCAGCGACTTGGCCAACCTGGTGATGATGTGCCTGACCAATGATGGCATCGTATCCAGGAACCGGCGCAAGCAATTCCAATACACCGTTCCGGTCGAGGTATTCGACTTCATCGAACAGCAGTCGCAACACATCCTTGCGGCACAACGGGCCGAAGCCAAGCAGGAGTGA
- a CDS encoding glutathione S-transferase, which yields MLKLHGFSVSNYYNMVKLALLEKGLPFEEVTFYGGQAPHALEVSPRGKVPVLETEHGFISETSVILDYIEQTQGGKALMPADPFEQAKVRELLKEIELYIELPARTCYAESFFGMSVEPLIKERARADLLAGFATLKRNGRFAPYVAGEQLTIADLMFCFSVDLACAVGKKVLDIDFLADFPEAKALLEKMRENPHMARIMADKEAAMPAFMEMIRSGKR from the coding sequence ATGCTCAAGCTTCACGGATTCTCGGTCAGCAACTACTACAACATGGTCAAGCTGGCCCTGCTGGAAAAAGGCCTGCCTTTCGAGGAGGTCACCTTCTATGGCGGCCAAGCGCCCCACGCGCTGGAAGTCAGCCCGCGCGGCAAGGTGCCAGTGCTGGAAACCGAGCACGGCTTTATCAGCGAGACCAGTGTGATCCTCGACTACATCGAGCAGACCCAAGGCGGCAAGGCGCTGATGCCGGCGGACCCGTTCGAGCAGGCCAAGGTGCGTGAGCTGCTCAAGGAAATCGAGCTGTACATCGAGTTGCCGGCGCGTACCTGCTATGCCGAGTCGTTCTTTGGCATGTCGGTGGAGCCGCTGATCAAGGAGCGGGCCCGCGCCGACCTGCTGGCAGGCTTCGCCACGCTCAAGCGCAATGGGCGCTTTGCCCCCTATGTGGCGGGTGAGCAGCTGACGATTGCCGATTTGATGTTCTGCTTCTCGGTCGATCTGGCTTGTGCGGTGGGCAAGAAGGTGCTCGACATCGACTTCCTCGCGGATTTCCCCGAGGCCAAGGCGTTGCTGGAGAAGATGCGCGAGAACCCGCACATGGCGCGGATCATGGCAGACAAGGAGGCGGCGATGCCGGCCTTTATGGAGATGATTCGTAGCGGTAAGCGGTAA
- a CDS encoding cytochrome c/FTR1 family iron permease codes for MFSFAFPPRLAMKTRSRLLAWLPALLLGPVLALCSTVVLAETPAEATKALHLLDYLGADYPPTVRDGKVIDEGEYREQQEFSAVLAELVKGLPAHAEQPALEQGVQGLRQAIEQRQDGAAVARQARQLGARLAVAYEVSQAPVITPDPARGASLYAQNCSICHGDTGAGDGPAGVGLEPPPANLRSVERLDQLSLFDLYNTLGLGIEGTEMPSFADQLDERQRWDVAAYVASFTAKPDAAKGDKAWNLADLARQTPTEVAANEGAGALEAFRAQRAQPPQAKRGPAQLLEYTASTLDKSLAAYREGDHDQAYDLSVAAYLEGFELVESSLDNIDTQARKDTEKSLMAYRQSLQDGLPVAQAEQRLVEAKAKLDQAAKLLGSDGLSWSLSYISGLLILLREGLEAILVLAAILAFLRNTGQQSAVRSVNVGWGLALVAGFATWALAAYVIDVGGAQRELLEGCTALFAAVMVLWLGVWMHDRRHAAAWQDYIKSSLVSGGGRFGFAVLAFFSVYRELFEVILFYETLWLQAGPAGHQAVLAGGATALVLLVGLAWVILRGSAKLPLSLFFSINAALLCALSVVFAGHGVKALQEAGVLGTRPVAFFEFDWLGIHADAYSLAAQAVALLAIVFLYGRSRLAEKRRAAAN; via the coding sequence ATGTTCTCTTTCGCATTCCCTCCGAGACTGGCCATGAAAACCCGTTCCCGTCTGCTAGCTTGGCTGCCTGCTTTATTGCTTGGCCCAGTGCTGGCGCTGTGCAGCACCGTGGTGCTGGCCGAAACCCCCGCCGAGGCCACCAAGGCCTTGCACCTGCTCGATTACCTCGGTGCCGACTACCCGCCGACCGTGCGTGACGGCAAGGTGATCGACGAGGGCGAATACCGCGAGCAACAGGAGTTCAGTGCGGTGCTGGCCGAGCTGGTCAAAGGCTTGCCGGCGCATGCCGAGCAACCCGCACTGGAGCAGGGCGTGCAGGGCTTGCGCCAGGCCATCGAGCAGCGTCAGGACGGCGCCGCCGTTGCCCGCCAGGCCCGCCAGCTGGGCGCGCGCCTGGCGGTGGCCTACGAGGTCAGCCAGGCCCCGGTGATTACCCCGGACCCGGCCCGCGGGGCCTCGCTGTATGCGCAGAATTGCTCGATCTGCCACGGCGACACCGGCGCCGGCGATGGCCCGGCCGGTGTTGGCCTGGAGCCGCCGCCCGCCAACCTGCGCAGCGTCGAGCGGCTTGACCAGTTGAGCCTGTTCGACCTGTACAACACCCTTGGTTTGGGCATTGAAGGCACCGAGATGCCGTCGTTCGCCGATCAGCTTGATGAGCGTCAACGCTGGGACGTCGCCGCCTATGTGGCGAGCTTCACCGCCAAGCCCGACGCCGCCAAGGGTGACAAGGCCTGGAACCTGGCAGACCTTGCCCGCCAGACCCCAACCGAAGTCGCCGCCAACGAAGGGGCCGGTGCGCTGGAGGCGTTTCGCGCCCAGCGTGCTCAGCCGCCACAGGCCAAACGCGGCCCGGCGCAGTTGCTCGAATACACCGCCAGCACCTTGGACAAAAGCCTGGCGGCCTACCGCGAAGGCGATCATGACCAGGCGTATGACCTCTCGGTAGCCGCGTACCTGGAAGGGTTCGAGTTGGTGGAAAGCTCGCTGGACAACATCGATACCCAGGCGCGCAAGGACACTGAAAAATCCCTTATGGCCTACCGCCAGTCGCTGCAGGACGGCTTGCCAGTGGCCCAGGCCGAGCAACGCCTGGTCGAAGCCAAGGCCAAGCTCGACCAGGCCGCCAAGCTGCTGGGCAGTGATGGCCTGAGCTGGTCGCTGAGCTACATCTCCGGGCTGTTGATTCTGCTGCGTGAAGGCCTTGAGGCGATTCTGGTGCTGGCGGCGATCCTCGCCTTCCTGCGCAACACCGGCCAGCAGTCGGCGGTGCGCAGCGTCAATGTCGGTTGGGGGCTGGCGCTGGTCGCAGGTTTCGCCACCTGGGCCCTGGCGGCCTATGTGATCGATGTGGGCGGTGCCCAGCGCGAGCTACTCGAAGGCTGCACGGCGCTGTTTGCTGCGGTCATGGTGCTGTGGCTGGGGGTATGGATGCACGACCGCCGTCACGCTGCGGCCTGGCAGGACTACATCAAGAGCAGCCTGGTCAGTGGGGGCGGGCGTTTCGGTTTTGCCGTGCTGGCGTTCTTCTCGGTGTACCGCGAGCTGTTCGAAGTGATCCTGTTCTACGAAACCCTGTGGCTGCAGGCAGGGCCTGCCGGGCATCAGGCGGTGCTGGCAGGGGGCGCCACGGCCCTGGTGCTGCTGGTGGGGTTGGCGTGGGTGATATTGCGAGGCTCGGCCAAGCTGCCGCTGTCGCTATTCTTCAGCATCAACGCGGCGCTGTTGTGTGCGCTGTCGGTGGTGTTCGCCGGGCACGGCGTCAAGGCACTGCAAGAGGCCGGGGTGCTGGGCACGCGGCCGGTGGCGTTCTTTGAGTTCGACTGGTTGGGCATTCACGCCGATGCCTACTCGCTGGCGGCCCAGGCGGTGGCACTGCTGGCCATCGTGTTCCTGTACGGGCGCTCGCGGTTGGCCGAGAAGCGCAGGGCGGCGGCCAACTGA
- a CDS encoding DUF1656 domain-containing protein, which yields MIGDLDISGVFLPTLLVMMVFTYLLFLGVHAVLVRLHFYRLVWHRALFNVALYAVMLGAVDHFCRNLMLP from the coding sequence GTGATCGGTGATCTGGATATCAGCGGGGTGTTCCTGCCCACGCTGCTGGTGATGATGGTGTTCACCTACTTGCTGTTTCTGGGCGTGCACGCCGTGCTGGTGCGCCTGCATTTCTACCGCCTGGTCTGGCACCGGGCATTGTTCAACGTTGCCCTCTACGCCGTGATGCTGGGCGCGGTCGACCACTTTTGCCGAAACCTGATGCTGCCATGA
- a CDS encoding DUF3077 domain-containing protein gives MRDDPTASSTAGEETFDLFRLQPDVPFNHAFSQLSVLLGCIRHLTTEAEMENDRVAGSAARILSEMAKALIDDMERGMNRVH, from the coding sequence ATGCGCGACGATCCCACAGCGTCCTCCACCGCAGGCGAGGAAACCTTCGACCTGTTCCGCCTGCAACCTGACGTACCCTTCAACCACGCCTTCTCTCAGCTGTCGGTACTGCTCGGCTGCATCCGCCACCTGACCACGGAAGCGGAAATGGAGAATGACCGCGTGGCCGGCAGTGCAGCGCGGATTCTCAGCGAGATGGCCAAGGCTTTGATCGATGATATGGAACGGGGCATGAACAGGGTGCATTGA
- a CDS encoding efflux transporter outer membrane subunit encodes MKRLMLVGMALSLGACALVGPDYEVPKDAAVQRSDLNGPLRQDADSVVSAPVPEDWWQLYQDQRLNQLVRQALSANTELRVAAANIAKARAQVEVAESQGGFSGGIKAGAQRLQESGEAFLLPEKVPVANIGEAIISASYQFDLWGTFKRGTEAAKANADAVQAAADTARITLVADVVKAYTQVCSANEEYHIARESLDLQEQGVKLNQRLRDAGRGDETQVTRSQTQFKSLRAELPRFKAERETGLYTLAALLAKPVEQLPAGTADCAELPHLAQLIPVGDGAALLKRRPDVRQAERQLAAATAYIGVATGALYPDISIGAQVGTIGILENLGEPATNRWGFGPQISWTIPTNGTRARIRMAEASTQAALAHFDGVVLNAIRETQTRLAQYSALLDRRDALAEAEKSAKEAADQTHRYYQAGRESFLADLQATRTYTDMRAQLAAANSQVAVGQIGVFLALGGGWKGGGTP; translated from the coding sequence ATGAAACGCCTGATGCTGGTGGGCATGGCCCTGTCCCTCGGTGCCTGTGCCCTGGTTGGCCCGGATTACGAAGTGCCGAAAGACGCGGCCGTGCAGCGCAGCGACCTCAACGGCCCGCTGCGCCAGGACGCCGACAGTGTGGTGTCGGCGCCGGTGCCCGAAGACTGGTGGCAGCTGTACCAGGATCAACGCCTCAACCAACTGGTGCGCCAGGCGTTGAGCGCCAATACCGAGCTGCGGGTGGCTGCGGCCAACATCGCCAAGGCCCGCGCCCAGGTCGAAGTGGCCGAATCGCAGGGCGGCTTCAGTGGTGGCATCAAGGCCGGCGCCCAGCGCTTGCAGGAGTCCGGCGAGGCCTTTTTGCTGCCCGAGAAGGTGCCTGTGGCCAATATCGGTGAAGCCATCATTAGCGCCTCCTACCAGTTTGACCTGTGGGGCACGTTCAAGCGCGGTACCGAGGCGGCCAAGGCCAACGCCGACGCGGTGCAGGCCGCAGCGGACACGGCGCGCATCACCCTGGTGGCGGATGTGGTCAAGGCGTATACCCAGGTGTGCTCGGCCAACGAGGAATACCACATTGCCCGCGAGTCGCTGGACCTGCAGGAGCAAGGTGTAAAGCTGAACCAGCGCCTGCGCGATGCCGGCCGTGGCGACGAAACCCAAGTCACCCGCTCGCAGACCCAATTCAAATCCCTGCGCGCTGAGCTGCCACGCTTCAAGGCCGAGCGCGAGACCGGCCTGTATACCCTGGCCGCACTGCTGGCCAAGCCGGTCGAGCAGTTGCCCGCCGGCACCGCCGATTGCGCCGAACTGCCGCACCTGGCCCAGCTGATCCCGGTGGGCGACGGCGCCGCGCTGCTCAAGCGCCGCCCCGACGTACGCCAGGCCGAGCGCCAATTGGCGGCTGCCACCGCTTACATCGGCGTGGCCACGGGCGCGCTGTACCCGGATATCAGCATCGGCGCCCAAGTTGGCACCATCGGTATCCTCGAGAACCTCGGCGAGCCGGCGACCAACCGCTGGGGCTTTGGCCCACAGATCAGTTGGACCATCCCCACCAACGGCACCCGTGCACGCATCCGCATGGCCGAAGCCTCGACTCAGGCGGCGCTGGCGCATTTCGACGGCGTGGTGCTGAACGCCATCCGCGAGACCCAGACCCGGCTGGCGCAGTACAGCGCCTTGCTCGACCGGCGCGATGCATTGGCCGAGGCGGAGAAGTCGGCCAAGGAAGCGGCGGACCAGACGCACCGGTATTACCAGGCTGGGCGTGAGTCGTTCCTGGCGGACTTGCAGGCGACGCGGACGTATACCGATATGCGCGCGCAGTTGGCGGCGGCGAATAGCCAGGTGGCGGTGGGGCAGATAGGGGTGTTTTTGGCGTTGGGTGGGGGCTGGAAGGGGGGTGGCACTCCTTGA
- the argH gene encoding argininosuccinate lyase, producing the protein MSTDKTNQSWGGRFSEPVDAFVARFTASVDFDKRLYRHDIMGSIAHATMLAQVGVLSDAERDTIIDGLKTIQGEIEAGNFDWRVDLEDVHMNIEARLTDRIGITGKKLHTGRSRNDQVATDIRLWLRDEIDLILAEITRLQQGLLAQAEREAETIMPGFTHLQTAQPVTFGHHLLAWFEMLSRDYERLVDCRKRTNRMPLGSAALAGTTYPIDRELTCKLLGFEDVSGNSLDGVSDRDFAIEFCAAASIAMMHLSRFSEELVLWTSAQFQFIDLPDRFCTGSSIMPQKKNPDVPELVRGKSGRVFGALMGLLTLMKGQPLAYNKDNQEDKEPLFDAADTLRDSLRAFADMVPAIKPKHAIMREAALRGFSTATDLADYLVRRGLPFRDCHEIVGHAVKYGVDTGKDLAEMSLDELRQFSDQIEQDVFAVLTLEGSVNARDHIGGTAPAQVRAAVVRGQALLASR; encoded by the coding sequence ATGAGCACCGACAAGACCAATCAGTCCTGGGGCGGCCGCTTCAGTGAGCCCGTCGACGCCTTCGTCGCCCGTTTCACCGCTTCGGTCGATTTCGACAAGCGCCTGTACCGCCACGACATCATGGGTTCGATCGCCCACGCCACCATGCTGGCGCAGGTCGGCGTGCTCAGCGATGCCGAGCGCGACACCATCATCGATGGCCTGAAGACCATCCAGGGCGAGATCGAGGCCGGCAACTTCGACTGGCGCGTCGACCTCGAAGACGTGCACATGAACATCGAAGCACGCCTGACCGACCGCATCGGCATCACCGGCAAGAAGCTGCACACCGGCCGCAGCCGCAACGACCAGGTCGCCACCGACATCCGCCTGTGGCTGCGTGACGAGATCGACCTGATCCTGGCCGAGATCACCCGCCTGCAACAGGGCCTGCTGGCGCAGGCCGAGCGTGAAGCCGAGACCATCATGCCCGGTTTCACCCACTTGCAGACCGCTCAGCCAGTCACCTTCGGCCACCACCTGCTGGCCTGGTTCGAAATGCTCAGCCGCGACTACGAGCGCCTGGTCGACTGCCGCAAGCGCACCAACCGCATGCCCCTGGGCAGCGCCGCGCTGGCAGGCACCACCTACCCAATCGACCGCGAGCTCACCTGCAAGCTGCTGGGCTTCGAGGACGTATCCGGCAACTCGCTGGACGGCGTCTCGGACCGTGACTTCGCCATCGAATTCTGCGCTGCCGCAAGCATTGCGATGATGCACCTGTCGCGCTTCTCCGAAGAGCTGGTGCTGTGGACCAGCGCGCAGTTCCAGTTCATCGACCTGCCTGATCGCTTCTGCACCGGCAGCTCGATCATGCCGCAGAAGAAGAACCCGGACGTGCCGGAGCTGGTACGTGGCAAGAGCGGCCGCGTGTTTGGCGCCCTGATGGGCCTGCTGACCCTGATGAAAGGCCAACCGCTGGCCTACAACAAGGACAACCAGGAAGACAAGGAACCGCTGTTCGACGCCGCCGATACCCTGCGCGATTCGCTGCGTGCCTTTGCCGACATGGTCCCGGCCATCAAGCCCAAGCACGCGATCATGCGCGAAGCGGCCCTGCGCGGCTTCTCCACCGCCACCGACCTGGCTGACTACCTGGTACGCCGAGGCCTGCCGTTCCGTGATTGCCACGAAATCGTCGGCCACGCGGTGAAGTATGGTGTGGACACTGGCAAGGACCTGGCCGAAATGAGCCTGGACGAACTGCGCCAGTTCAGCGACCAGATCGAGCAGGACGTGTTTGCCGTGCTGACCCTGGAAGGGTCGGTCAATGCCCGTGACCACATTGGTGGTACGGCGCCGGCGCAGGTGCGTGCGGCGGTGGTGCGCGGTCAAGCCTTGCTGGCTTCGCGCTAA